The stretch of DNA GACGAAACGTGCAAAACACCACTTCGACTTTCGTCCAGTCGGTCGTCGTCGGAGTCGGGAACTCTCCGTACCACGACGTAGACTTGTTGTACGGTATGGTCGCCCCTTGGTCGAAAGCGCGAATCTTGCCGACATATCCTTCGGTCTTGTACCAGAAGGAGATCTTGAAGGCCCGCCATGCTCCGGGACGAATCAATTGCCGGAGTTCCGGGGTGACCGAAGTTCCGGAAAATCCGCTGAACTTAACGCTGCTTGCTCCCGAACGTTTCACGACGGCGTCTCGACTCACATAGGCGTACCAGCTCTCGCTGTGCGTGGTCCAGTTGTTGGGCCGGTTGTTGGTCCAATCCTCATATCCATTGTTGGAAATGATATTGCTCCCGAAGCTCGTCGGGATTACCGTGCAACCGGCGCTTCCCACCTTCAGGAGGGTTCCGCGAATGGGGATGCCCTCCTGCCAGCAAGGCTGATTGACCTGATAGGCTGTTTTGTCCACCGACATGGTGAGAGCCATGCCGTAGTTCTTAATCTTGTTTCGCAGCAGCAAGGCTTGCTCAAATGAATACGCCCGACGATCGCGAATCCCGGCGTCACCATCGTTCCATTCGATCTCGTTCATCCGCGCCCGGTAACCGCAATCTACGAGGAAGTTCGCTTCCGCAGTCTGCGAACTGGTGCGCACCATAGCGTTGACGGTCGTGATTCGCTTCGAGAAATCGGGCCAGTCGCGAATGTAGACGCGGTCGGCGACCAGTTGCCCCATCACGTCAGCCATCAGTTCCATAAGTGAGAATAATCCCCAGCGAACCGCCCGCAGGTCGCTGCCTCCCAGAAGTACCCGACGATCCTGCACCAACAATTGATATTCCTCTCCATGCAGTGGCGTGCCCAATCCTCCATAGCCCGCCGAGTCGAGAGCGGCCGCCAGCGCGGGCAGGCGCGAAAAAGTTCCCATCCAGATCATCGGATAGAGATTCGTGCGTTGCGACCACGTGATCACCTCCGGCACTCGCCCGAATCGTTCCGCGAATAGTCGCAAGGCTTCGTCACGCACCACCAGCTCTTCCCCGGTCGGATTGTCGGGAATGAGCAATACGGGAGTTCCTCCGAGGAAAGCCGGGCCTCCGGGAAGCGTGCCCATTTGTTGCGGACGGGGAGAGATATTGCGAAGTCCCGCTACCGCGGCCGATGCGATTAGCGTCGCCACAACAGGAAGACTATGGGGAAGGGGAGGAATCGAAATCGGAACATTACTTTGCCCTCATCACCCCCGGCGCCGGTCGGCGCCGAGGGTTCATCATCGAATGGCGCAATCGAGTCTATCGTCGCTCGCCCCGAATAGGTCAAATGTCGTGCCATCCATGACCTGCTTCTCTTCAAATGGAAGTGGTGAGATTGCACCGGAATAAGCTGATTCTTTGCGCGAGTTCGAGGTGCTTTTTGCAGAATGCAAATCACTCCGCATCCGAATGCGATCAATGAGAGCGAACGGGCGTTGCGGCTGTCCATCGAAAGGTTGCGACGCCACAGCAACGTGCGCCGGGAACCGCGTCACAGAAAAGCAGGGCGAGCCGAAAGCCCGCCCTGAGGTCATCCTCGTTCTCGATCCTACCAGCGCAAATCTCGCCACGCCGGATCCCATACCGGCAGCTTCGTCGGCGGTCGCTCGAGCGCCGCCAGCAAGTCCGGCGGCAGATAACTTCGTGGAACGATGATATTGAGCACGTACTCGTCAAACCAGTCGTCGGACATCACGAAAAATCCTCCGTCGCCGCGATCCTTCCCCCAACTGTTCTCCACTCGCCACCGTAGCGGTTTGCCGTCCACCATGTCCACGCCGACCAGAACCATCGCGTGATTGCTGGCGCTATGCCGGTAGTCCAGACGCTCCTGCTTCGTCATATCGAGCTTGACGCCGAACAGTTCCTCATAGTCGTACAATCCCTTGACCATCAGTCCCTTCTTGCCGTGAACGTCATGTCCCATGTCGCAGCCGAACCACACTCGATTGCTGTCGAGAAGAGCCCGCAAGGCCAGGCTCTTCAGTTGCGAGCCGTCCACGTTCACGAAGGTGATGTCCGGCCGGTCCGCCATCGAACGGGTAAGATCAATGGAATAGTATTCGCCGAAGGGATGAATCGGATAGTGGGCCAGCGAGACGTAGTCCGCGAGATCCGTTGCCGCCACCTGCCGATAGAATTCTCGGGGAGTGTAGGTGATCGGCTCACTCACTCCTCCGCTGTCACTGGCCGTTCTCCAGACGAACTCCGCCGGTGGCATGCCGTAATTGATAATCAGGACTCGCAGCACGTCCTGCAACATGGCGGTTTTCGCCGTGCGAAGGTCGTTCACGCGCTTCCCCTCGCGACTCATCCCGCGCAGAATCGTCGCATCACGGCGCAACTGGGTTTCGAGCAGGTAGTCCATCCGTCCCGTGTTCGCCGAACTCTGAGTCTCGCCCATGAACTTCTTCGGTACGAC from bacterium encodes:
- a CDS encoding C1 family peptidase, whose protein sequence is MLKTGFAILLFLLAIGVSTTAAADRAGGLSESQIHHLMNGIIMDAPTRAAMNAVTNNDIRDLVLNRDVAARSDDVFSFKLPTKGITDQEKTGRCWLFAGMNILRQNAIRKWKLDEFELSQSYLAFWDKFEKANVFLEFIIESRDRDILDRELSHMLEYPVSDGGYWEYVVNLVEKHGVVPKKFMGETQSSANTGRMDYLLETQLRRDATILRGMSREGKRVNDLRTAKTAMLQDVLRVLIINYGMPPAEFVWRTASDSGGVSEPITYTPREFYRQVAATDLADYVSLAHYPIHPFGEYYSIDLTRSMADRPDITFVNVDGSQLKSLALRALLDSNRVWFGCDMGHDVHGKKGLMVKGLYDYEELFGVKLDMTKQERLDYRHSASNHAMVLVGVDMVDGKPLRWRVENSWGKDRGDGGFFVMSDDWFDEYVLNIIVPRSYLPPDLLAALERPPTKLPVWDPAWRDLRW